The following coding sequences lie in one Arachis hypogaea cultivar Tifrunner chromosome 4, arahy.Tifrunner.gnm2.J5K5, whole genome shotgun sequence genomic window:
- the LOC112795265 gene encoding S-protein homolog 3-like, with protein MAHLARSIFILWLLTMLPFFGNVLSRSSEISVAIQNLLEDQDDLTVHCKSRDDDIRVQYLKSHEHFLFHFRPNIFGTTLFYCSFAWEDGVCRRFDIYEYDRDKTYTDITWQIFKEGPCRFIENNGHDDTTTRKKADGYAFFDNICFQWSHDSC; from the coding sequence ATGGCTCATCTTGCTAGAAGCATTTTCATCCTATGGCTTCTTACTATGCTTCCATTTTTTGGCAACGTTTTATCAAGGTCATCGGAAATATCTGTGGCAATTCAGAATCTTCTAGAAGACCAGGACGATCTAACGGTTCATTGCAAATCAAGAGATGATGATATTAGGGTGCAATATCTAAAGTCTCATGAACATTTCTTGTTCCATTTTAGACCTAATATCTTTGGAACCACACTTTTCTATTGTAGCTTTGCTTGGGAAGATGGTGTTTGCCGTCGGTTTGATATATATGAATATGATAGGGACAAAACTTATACGGATATCACGTGGCAAATATTCAAAGAAGGACCTTGTAGGTTTATTGAAAATAATGGTCATGATGataccactacaagaaaaaaggccgaTGGCTACGCTTTTTTTGATAACATTTGCTTTCAGTGGAGTCACGATTCctgttga
- the LOC112795266 gene encoding S-protein homolog 3-like codes for MAHLARSIFILWLLTMLPFFGNVLSRSSEISVAIQNLLEDQDDLTVHCKSRDDDIRVPNIFGTTLFYCSFAWEDGVCRRFDIYEYDRDKTYTDITWQIFKEGPCRFIENNGHDDNTTRKKADGYAFFDNICFQWSHDSC; via the exons ATGGCTCATCTTGCTAGAAGCATTTTCATCCTATGGCTTCTTACTATGCTTCCATTTTTTGGCAACGTTTTATCAAGGTCATCGGAAATATCTGTGGCAATTCAGAATCTTCTAGAAGACCAGGACGATCTAACGGTTCATTGCAAATCAAGAGATGATGATATTAGGGT ACCTAATATCTTTGGAACCACACTTTTCTATTGTAGCTTTGCTTGGGAAGATGGTGTTTGCCGTCGGTTTGATATATATGAATATGATAGGGACAAAACTTATACGGATATCACGTGGCAAATATTCAAAGAAGGACCTTGTAGGTTTATTGAAAATAATGGTCATGAtgataacactacaagaaaaaaggccgaTGGCTACGCTTTTTTTGATAACATTTGCTTTCAGTGGAGTCACGATTCctgttga
- the LOC112795269 gene encoding S-protein homolog 3-like yields the protein MAHLARSIFILWLLTMLPFFGNVLSRSSEISVAIQNLLEDQDDLTVHCKSRDYNIRVQYLKSHEHFLFHSRPNIFGTTLFYCSFAWEDGVCRRFDIYEYDRDKTYTDITWQIFKKGPCRFIENNGHDDNTTRKKAYGYAFFDNICFQWSHNSS from the coding sequence ATGGCTCATCTTGCTAGAAGCATTTTCATCCTATGGCTTCTTACTATGCTTCCATTTTTTGGCAACGTTTTATCAAGGTCATCGGAAATATCTGTGGCAATTCAGAATCTTCTAGAAGACCAGGACGATCTAACGGTTCATTGCAAATCAAGAGATTATAATATTAGGGTGCAATATCTAAAGTCTCATGAACATTTCTTGTTCCATTCTAGACCTAATATCTTTGGAACCACACTTTTCTATTGTAGCTTTGCTTGGGAAGATGGTGTTTGCCGTCGGTTTGATATATATGAATATGATAGGGACAAAACTTATACGGATATCACGTGGCAAATATTCAAAAAAGGACCTTGTAGGTTTATTGAAAATAATGGTCATGAtgataacactacaagaaaaaaggcctatggctacgctttttttGATAACATTTGCTTTCAGTGGAGTCACAATTCcagttga
- the LOC112795267 gene encoding S-protein homolog 3-like, with protein sequence MAHLARSIFILWLLTMLPFFGNVLSRSSEISVAIQNLLEDQDDLTVHCKSRDDDIRVQYLKSHEHFLFHFRPNIFGTTLFYCSFAWEDGVCRRFDIYEYDRDKTYTDITWQIFKEGPCRFIENNGHDDNTTRKKADGYAFFDNICFQWSHDSC encoded by the coding sequence ATGGCTCATCTTGCTAGAAGCATTTTCATCCTATGGCTTCTTACTATGCTTCCATTTTTTGGCAACGTTTTATCAAGGTCATCGGAAATATCTGTGGCAATTCAGAATCTTCTAGAAGACCAGGACGATCTAACGGTTCATTGCAAATCAAGAGATGATGATATTAGGGTGCAATATCTAAAGTCTCATGAACATTTCTTGTTCCATTTTAGACCTAATATCTTTGGAACCACACTTTTCTATTGTAGCTTTGCTTGGGAAGATGGTGTTTGCCGTCGGTTTGATATATATGAATATGATAGGGACAAAACTTATACGGATATCACGTGGCAAATATTCAAAGAAGGACCTTGTAGGTTTATTGAAAATAATGGTCATGAtgataacactacaagaaaaaaggccgaTGGCTACGCTTTTTTTGATAACATTTGCTTTCAGTGGAGTCACGATTCctgttga
- the LOC112795264 gene encoding S-protein homolog 3-like codes for MAHLARSIFILWLLTMLPFFGNVLSRSSEISVAIQNLLEDQDDLTVHCKSRDDDIRVQYLKSHEHFLFHFRPNIFGTTLFYCSFAWEDGVCRRFDIYEYDRDKTYTDITWQIFKEGPCRFIENNGHDDNTTRKKADGYAFFDNICFQWSHDSC; via the coding sequence ATGGCTCATCTTGCTAGAAGCATTTTCATCCTATGGCTTCTTACTATGCTTCCATTTTTTGGCAACGTTTTATCAAGGTCATCGGAAATATCTGTGGCAATTCAGAATCTTTTAGAAGACCAGGACGATCTAACGGTTCATTGCAAATCAAGAGATGATGATATTAGGGTGCAATATCTAAAGTCTCATGAACATTTCTTGTTCCATTTTAGACCTAATATCTTTGGAACCACACTTTTCTATTGTAGCTTTGCTTGGGAAGATGGTGTTTGCCGTCGGTTTGATATATATGAATATGATAGGGACAAAACTTATACGGATATCACGTGGCAAATATTCAAAGAAGGACCTTGTAGGTTTATTGAAAATAATGGTCATGAtgataacactacaagaaaaaaggccgaTGGCTACGCTTTTTTTGATAACATTTGCTTTCAGTGGAGTCACGATTCctgttga